The Raphanus sativus cultivar WK10039 chromosome 2, ASM80110v3, whole genome shotgun sequence genome includes a region encoding these proteins:
- the LOC108836623 gene encoding probable carboxylesterase 12 codes for MDSEIAFDFSPVFIIYKSGRIERLTGETIVPPSLTPHNGVVSKDVVYCPGDNLSVRVFLPEKAAVTDEKLPLLIYFHGGGFIIETAFSPTYHTFLTTAVSASNCIAVSVDYLRPPEHPIPIPYENSWTSLKWVFTHIDGRGQENWLNEHADFSKVFLAGDSAGGNITHHMTMRAAKEKLSPELSGSGISGIILVHPYFWSKTPVDDKETRDVTKRSRSEVLWEIASPNSKDGVDDPWINVVQSGSVDISGLGCGKVLVMVAELDVLVRQDWCYAAKLERSGRMGEVEVMETEGESHVFHLRNPDTEKAHQLVKKFASFIKGV; via the coding sequence ATGGATTCAGAGATCGCCTTCGACTTCTCTCCAGTGTTCATAATCTACAAGAGTGGCCGCATCGAGCGCCTCACCGGTGAAACCATCGTCCCACCTTCTTTAACTCCTCACAATGGCGTCGTTTCTAAGGACGTCGTGTATTGTCCCGGCGACAATCTCTCCGTCCGTGTTTTCCTCCCGGAGAAAGCCGCGGTGACCGATGAGAAACTCCCTCTCCTCATCTACTTCCACGGCGGAGGATTCATCATCGAAACCGCTTTCTCACCGACTTACCACACTTTCCTCACGACGGCTGTCTCTGCTTCCAACTGCATAGCGGTGTCGGTTGATTACCTCCGTCCACCGGAGCATCCCATTCCGATCCCTTACGAGAACTCATGGACGTCTCTCAAATGGGTATTCACCCATATCGATGGACGTGGACAGGAGAATTGGCTGAACGAACACGCCGACTTCAGCAAAGTGTTCCTCGCCGGAGACAGCGCCGGCGGGAACATCACTCATCACATGACGATGAGAGCTGCGAAGGAGAAGCTAAGTCCCGAGCTGAGCGGTTCAGGAATCTCGGGGatcatcttggttcatccttaCTTCTGGTCGAAAACACCAGTCGACGACAAGGAGACGAGGGATGTGACTAAGAGGTCCAGATCGGAGGTTCTATGGGAGATAGCGAGTCCTAATAGCAAAGACGGAGTGGATGACCCGTGGATCAACGTGGTTCAATCAGGGTCGGTGGATATCTCTGGCTTGGGTTGCGGAAAGGTTTTGGTAATGGTGGCGGAGTTAGATGTGCTAGTGAGGCAAGATTGGTGTTACGCGGCGAAGCTTGAGAGGAGCGGTCGGATGGGAGAAGTGGAGGTGATGGAGACTGAAGGAGAAAGCCATGTTTTTCACTTGAGGAATCCTGATACTGAGAAAGCTCATCAACTCGTGAAAAAGTTTGCAAGCTTTATTAAAGGAGTGTGA
- the LOC108843000 gene encoding non-specific phospholipase C6, giving the protein MKPSASFTFSHFLALYFLLTLTHVAQASHQWQSPIKTVVVLVMENRSFDHLLGWMKKSVNPSIDGVTGQECNPVPNSTQTICFTSDAEFVDPDPGHSFEAVERQVFGSGQGQIPSMMGFVEQALSMPGNLSETVMKGFRPEAVPVYAELVKEFAVFDRWFSSIPGPTQPNRLFVYSATSHGSTSHVKKQLAQGYPQKTIFDSLHSNDIDFGIYFQNIPTTLFYRNLRQLKYIFKFHQYDLKFKRDAAKGKLPSLTVIEPRYFDLKGLPANDDHPSHDVANGQKLVKEVYETLRSSPQWNETLLVITYDEHGGFYDHVKTPFVGIPNPDGNTGPAPGFFKFDRLGVRVPTIMVSPWIQKGTVVSEAKGPTESSEFEHSSIPATIKKLFNLSSNYLTHRDAWAATFEDVVSHLTSPRTDCPMTLPNVAPMRTTEPNENAALSEFQGEVVQLAAVLNGDHFLNSFPDEVGKKMNVKQAHEYVKGATSRFIRASKEAMKLGADRSAIVDMRSSLTTRPRNL; this is encoded by the exons ATGAAGCCATCAGCTTCCTTTACTTTCTCACACTTTCTTGCACTCTACTTTCTTCTCACATTGACCCATGTAGCTCAAGCTTCCCATCAATGGCAATCACCAATCAAAACCGTCGTTGTTTTGGTCATGGAGAATCGGTCCTTCGATCACCTCCTAGGCTGGATGAAGAAATCGGTTAACCCTTCCATAGACGGTGTAACGGGTCAAGAATGTAACCCGGTTCCGAATTCTACTCAAACCATATGTTTCACGAGTGACGCTGAGTTTGTGGATCCGGATCCGGGTCATTCGTTCGAAGCTGTGGAGCGACAGGTATTCGGCTCGGGTCAGGGCCAGATCCCGTCAATGATGGGTTTCGTTGAGCAAGCGCTGTCGATGCCCGGTAATTTGTCGGAAACCGTCATGAAAGGCTTCCGGCCTGAAGCTGTACCGGTTTACGCTGAGCTGGTTAAAGAGTTCGCTGTGTTCGACCGGTGGTTTTCTTCTATTCCTGGTCCGACTCAACCGAACCGGTTGTTTGTCTATTCTGCTACTTCACATGGTTCTACAAGCCATGTCAAGAAGCAGCTTGCCCAAGG GTATCCTCAAAAAACAATATTCGATTCGCTCCACAGCAACGACATCGATTTCGGAATATACTTCCAGAATATTCCGACAACACTATTCTACCGTAATCTCCGACAACTGAAGTACATATTCAAATTTCATCAATACGATCTAAAATTCAAGAGAGACGCAGCAAAAGGAAAGTTACCGAGCTTAACCGTCATTGAACCGAGATATTTCGACCTCAAGGGCTTACCGGCCAACGACGATCATCCATCGCATGACGTGGCCAATGGTCAGAAGCTGGTTAAAGAAGTGTACGAGACACTTAGGTCGAGTCCACAGTGGAACGAGACGCTCCTAGTCATAACCTATGATGAGCATGGTGGATTTTATGATCATGTGAAGACCCCTTTTGTCGGCATACCAAATCCGGATGGGAATACCGGACCGGCTCCTGGCTTCTTTAAATTCGACCGGTTAGGTGTTCGGGTTCCTACCATTATGGTTTCACCTTGGATTCAGAAAGGAACCG TGGTGAGTGAGGCAAAAGGACCAACAGAGAGCTCAGAGTTCGAGCATTCATCAATACCAGCGACAATCAAGAAACTTTTTAATCTTTCTTCCAATTACTTAACACACAGAGATGCTTGGGCTGCAACTTTCGAAGACGTGGTTTCTCACTTAACCTCTCCTCGAACTGATTGTCCCATGACTTTACCTAACGTTGCACCCATGAGAACCACTGAGCCTAATGAAAACGCAGCCCTTTCTGAGTTTCAGGGTGAAGTGGTTCAGCTTGCAGCGGTTCTTAATGGCGATCACTTCCTCAATAGCTTCCCGGACGAAGTTGGGAAGAAGATGAATGTGAAACAAGCTCATGAGTATGTCAAAGGAGCTACTTCTCGGTTTATTAGAGCTAGCAAAGAAGCAATGAAGCTTGGTGCCGATAGATCTGCTATTGTTGATATGCGATCTTCGCTCACTACACGGCCACGCAACCTGTGA
- the LOC130498695 gene encoding protein STICHEL-like 1: protein MIVLGPSPSFCRSSCSPSFSDTPKRKRSSILCGGSQYRHIHSSGRCNNKLSVVPLLRYGGDSRGGSSLGIDDDLSTKFGEIDLESQSRLDGGRWSTSCKSQEEGSTPENMQSLSNKYRPMFFDELVGQSIAVPSLMNALKKGRAASVYLFQGPRGTGKTSTARIFSAALNCDVVAEEMKPCGYCKECSEFMAGKSRQFCVVKG from the coding sequence ATGATTGTCCTCGGTCCTTCACCTTCGTTTTGTAGGAGCAGCTGCTCACCTTCGTTTTCTGATACTCCTAAAAGGAAAAGAAGTAGCATCTTATGTGGTGGGAGTCAATATAGGCATATACATTCTTCTGGGAGATGTAATAATAAGCTGAGTGTTGTACCTTTGCTTAGATATGGTGGTGATAGTAGAGGAGGGTCATCTTTAGGGATTGATGATGATCTTTCAACTAAGTTCGGAGAGATTGATTTAGAGTCTCAAAGTAGATTAGATGGGGGAAGATGGTCTACTAGTTGTAAGAGTCAAGAAGAAGGAAGTACACCGGAAAATATGCAGAGTTTGAGTAATAAGTACAGACCGATGTTCTTTGATGAACTCGTCGGACAGAGTATAGCTGTTCCGTCATTAATGAACGCTTTGAAGAAGGGTAGGGCTGCTAGTGTTTATCTCTTCCAAGGTCCTAGAGGAACTGGGAAGACATCTACTGCGAGGATCTTCTCGGCCGCCTTGAACTGTGATGTGGTGGCTGAAGAAATGAAGCCTTGTGGGTACTGCAAAGAGTGTAGTGAGTTCATGGCAGGGAAGAGTAGGCAATTCTGCGTTGTGAAGGGATAa
- the LOC108840513 gene encoding uncharacterized protein LOC108840513, whose product MADWGPVVVAVILFVLLTPGLLFQIPARGRVVEFGNMHTSGASILVHAIIYFGLITIFTIAIRLHIYTG is encoded by the coding sequence ATGGCGGATTGGGGACCTGTAGTGGTAGCTGTGATACTATTCGTGCTTCTGACTCCGGGACTTCTCTTTCAGATCCCGGCGAGAGGTCGAGTCGTCGAATTTGGGAATATGCACACAAGCGGCGCATCGATTCTTGTACACGCCATCATTTACTTCGGTCTCATCACCATCTTCACCATCGCTATTCGTCTCCACATCTATACTGGTTAA